One part of the Gossypium raimondii isolate GPD5lz chromosome 1, ASM2569854v1, whole genome shotgun sequence genome encodes these proteins:
- the LOC105782367 gene encoding vacuolar cation/proton exchanger 5 isoform X3 has protein sequence MMDYKLQILRVKSNFEEMESADETGIHVVDDIDDPEIREVDAQQRRIQAFSVGLEGAGDRKTIGTVIYKSIYTVILSKKFNLLIPFGPLAIFVQKKTNQNGWVFILGLLGIMPLAERLGYTTEQLAFYSGPTLGGLLNATFGNATELIISIYALRTGRIRVVQLSLLGSLLSNLLFVLGIAFFSGGIVRKEQVFNKEGNQHGEILYSDDQDQDQDEEGEAAPEISKWESVIWLGITAAAISILSEYLVDAIEGTSLAWGVPVAFISVILLPIGGNTAAVTTSVMFAMKDKLDVSLGVAIGSSTQISMFIIPFCVVVGWIFGRPVDLNFQLFETATLFMTVLFVAFMMQEGTSNYFKGLMLLFCYVLVAASYFVHEDPSS, from the exons aTGATGGATTACAAGCTGCAAATATTAAGGGTGAAGTCCAATTTTGAA GAGATGGAATCAGCAGATGAAACAGGAATTCATGTGGTTGATGACATTGACGATCCAGAAATAAGAGAAGTTGACGCACAACAGCGAcgaatacaagcattttctgTTGGTTTGGAGGGAGCAGGTGATAGGAAAACTATAGGGACTGTCATATATAAGAGTATATACACTGTTATTTTATCGAAGAAGTTCAACTTGCTAATTCCCTTTGGACCTCTAGCAATCTTTGTCCAGAAAAAGACGAATCAAAAC GGTTGGGTCTTTATCCTTGGCTTATTGGGTATAATGCCGTTGGCTGAGCGGTTGGGCTATACTACAGA GCAGTTGGCATTTTACAGTGGACCTACAC TTGGGGGACTTCTGAATGCTACATTTGGGAATGCGACAGAACTTATTATATCGATTTATGCGCTACGAACAGGAAGGATTCGTGTAGTTCAGCTGTCATTGCTTGGCTCACTTTTGTCCAACTTGTTGTTCGTTCTGGGGATTGCATTCTTCTCCGGTGGAATTGTTAGAAAGGAGCAGGTTTTCAACAAG GAAGGAAATCAGCATGGAGAGATCTTATATTCTGATGACCAAGACCAAGACCAAGACGAAGAAGGAGAAGCAGCTCCTGAAATTTCTAAATGGGAATCAGTGATCTGGCTTGGAATTACAGCAGCTGCAATATCTATCCTTTCGGAGTATCTGGTTGATGCCATTGAG gGAACATCTCTTGCATGGGGTGTACCAGTTGCTTTCATTAGTGTTATCTTGCTTCCAATAGGAGGAAACACAGCAGCAGTTACTACTTCAGTCATGTTTGCCATGAAAGACAAACTT GATGTGTCCTTGGGAGTGGCAATAGGGTCATCAACTCAGATTTCTATGTTTATA ATTCCCTTCTGTGTGGTAGTTGGATGGATATTTGGGCGACCTGTGGACTTGAACTTTCAACTTTTCGAGACAGCAACTCTGTTCATGACTGTTCTATTTGTAGCTTTCATGATGCag GAAGGAACTTCTAATTACTTCAAAGGTCTAATGCTTCTTTTCTGCTATGTCTTAGTGGCTGCAAGCTATTTTGTACATGAAGACCCTTCCTCCTG
- the LOC105782367 gene encoding vacuolar cation/proton exchanger 3 isoform X1: MMDYKLQILRVKSNFEEMESADETGIHVVDDIDDPEIREVDAQQRRIQAFSVGLEGAGDRKTIGTVIYKSIYTVILSKKFNLLIPFGPLAIFVQKKTNQNGWVFILGLLGIMPLAERLGYTTEQLAFYSGPTLGGLLNATFGNATELIISIYALRTGRIRVVQLSLLGSLLSNLLFVLGIAFFSGGIVRKEQVFNKATAVVDSGLLLMAVMGLLFPASLHSTGTEVHLGVSELALSRVSSCVLLLAYVASIIFQLKNIKHLEGNQHGEILYSDDQDQDQDEEGEAAPEISKWESVIWLGITAAAISILSEYLVDAIEGTSLAWGVPVAFISVILLPIGGNTAAVTTSVMFAMKDKLDVSLGVAIGSSTQISMFIIPFCVVVGWIFGRPVDLNFQLFETATLFMTVLFVAFMMQEGTSNYFKGLMLLFCYVLVAASYFVHEDPSS; the protein is encoded by the exons aTGATGGATTACAAGCTGCAAATATTAAGGGTGAAGTCCAATTTTGAA GAGATGGAATCAGCAGATGAAACAGGAATTCATGTGGTTGATGACATTGACGATCCAGAAATAAGAGAAGTTGACGCACAACAGCGAcgaatacaagcattttctgTTGGTTTGGAGGGAGCAGGTGATAGGAAAACTATAGGGACTGTCATATATAAGAGTATATACACTGTTATTTTATCGAAGAAGTTCAACTTGCTAATTCCCTTTGGACCTCTAGCAATCTTTGTCCAGAAAAAGACGAATCAAAAC GGTTGGGTCTTTATCCTTGGCTTATTGGGTATAATGCCGTTGGCTGAGCGGTTGGGCTATACTACAGA GCAGTTGGCATTTTACAGTGGACCTACAC TTGGGGGACTTCTGAATGCTACATTTGGGAATGCGACAGAACTTATTATATCGATTTATGCGCTACGAACAGGAAGGATTCGTGTAGTTCAGCTGTCATTGCTTGGCTCACTTTTGTCCAACTTGTTGTTCGTTCTGGGGATTGCATTCTTCTCCGGTGGAATTGTTAGAAAGGAGCAGGTTTTCAACAAG GCAACTGCTGTTGTGGATTCGGGACTGCTGTTGATGGCAGTGATGGGGCTACTATTCCCAGCATCCCTACACAGCACAGGCACTGAAGTGCACTTAGGGGTATCAGAGTTGGCTCTTTCAAGAGTTAGCAGTTGTGTCCTGCTTCTAGCCTATGTTGCCTCTATCATTTTCCAGTTAAAGAATATAAAACATCTG GAAGGAAATCAGCATGGAGAGATCTTATATTCTGATGACCAAGACCAAGACCAAGACGAAGAAGGAGAAGCAGCTCCTGAAATTTCTAAATGGGAATCAGTGATCTGGCTTGGAATTACAGCAGCTGCAATATCTATCCTTTCGGAGTATCTGGTTGATGCCATTGAG gGAACATCTCTTGCATGGGGTGTACCAGTTGCTTTCATTAGTGTTATCTTGCTTCCAATAGGAGGAAACACAGCAGCAGTTACTACTTCAGTCATGTTTGCCATGAAAGACAAACTT GATGTGTCCTTGGGAGTGGCAATAGGGTCATCAACTCAGATTTCTATGTTTATA ATTCCCTTCTGTGTGGTAGTTGGATGGATATTTGGGCGACCTGTGGACTTGAACTTTCAACTTTTCGAGACAGCAACTCTGTTCATGACTGTTCTATTTGTAGCTTTCATGATGCag GAAGGAACTTCTAATTACTTCAAAGGTCTAATGCTTCTTTTCTGCTATGTCTTAGTGGCTGCAAGCTATTTTGTACATGAAGACCCTTCCTCCTG
- the LOC105782367 gene encoding vacuolar cation/proton exchanger 5 isoform X2, whose translation MESADETGIHVVDDIDDPEIREVDAQQRRIQAFSVGLEGAGDRKTIGTVIYKSIYTVILSKKFNLLIPFGPLAIFVQKKTNQNGWVFILGLLGIMPLAERLGYTTEQLAFYSGPTLGGLLNATFGNATELIISIYALRTGRIRVVQLSLLGSLLSNLLFVLGIAFFSGGIVRKEQVFNKATAVVDSGLLLMAVMGLLFPASLHSTGTEVHLGVSELALSRVSSCVLLLAYVASIIFQLKNIKHLEGNQHGEILYSDDQDQDQDEEGEAAPEISKWESVIWLGITAAAISILSEYLVDAIEGTSLAWGVPVAFISVILLPIGGNTAAVTTSVMFAMKDKLDVSLGVAIGSSTQISMFIIPFCVVVGWIFGRPVDLNFQLFETATLFMTVLFVAFMMQEGTSNYFKGLMLLFCYVLVAASYFVHEDPSS comes from the exons ATGGAATCAGCAGATGAAACAGGAATTCATGTGGTTGATGACATTGACGATCCAGAAATAAGAGAAGTTGACGCACAACAGCGAcgaatacaagcattttctgTTGGTTTGGAGGGAGCAGGTGATAGGAAAACTATAGGGACTGTCATATATAAGAGTATATACACTGTTATTTTATCGAAGAAGTTCAACTTGCTAATTCCCTTTGGACCTCTAGCAATCTTTGTCCAGAAAAAGACGAATCAAAAC GGTTGGGTCTTTATCCTTGGCTTATTGGGTATAATGCCGTTGGCTGAGCGGTTGGGCTATACTACAGA GCAGTTGGCATTTTACAGTGGACCTACAC TTGGGGGACTTCTGAATGCTACATTTGGGAATGCGACAGAACTTATTATATCGATTTATGCGCTACGAACAGGAAGGATTCGTGTAGTTCAGCTGTCATTGCTTGGCTCACTTTTGTCCAACTTGTTGTTCGTTCTGGGGATTGCATTCTTCTCCGGTGGAATTGTTAGAAAGGAGCAGGTTTTCAACAAG GCAACTGCTGTTGTGGATTCGGGACTGCTGTTGATGGCAGTGATGGGGCTACTATTCCCAGCATCCCTACACAGCACAGGCACTGAAGTGCACTTAGGGGTATCAGAGTTGGCTCTTTCAAGAGTTAGCAGTTGTGTCCTGCTTCTAGCCTATGTTGCCTCTATCATTTTCCAGTTAAAGAATATAAAACATCTG GAAGGAAATCAGCATGGAGAGATCTTATATTCTGATGACCAAGACCAAGACCAAGACGAAGAAGGAGAAGCAGCTCCTGAAATTTCTAAATGGGAATCAGTGATCTGGCTTGGAATTACAGCAGCTGCAATATCTATCCTTTCGGAGTATCTGGTTGATGCCATTGAG gGAACATCTCTTGCATGGGGTGTACCAGTTGCTTTCATTAGTGTTATCTTGCTTCCAATAGGAGGAAACACAGCAGCAGTTACTACTTCAGTCATGTTTGCCATGAAAGACAAACTT GATGTGTCCTTGGGAGTGGCAATAGGGTCATCAACTCAGATTTCTATGTTTATA ATTCCCTTCTGTGTGGTAGTTGGATGGATATTTGGGCGACCTGTGGACTTGAACTTTCAACTTTTCGAGACAGCAACTCTGTTCATGACTGTTCTATTTGTAGCTTTCATGATGCag GAAGGAACTTCTAATTACTTCAAAGGTCTAATGCTTCTTTTCTGCTATGTCTTAGTGGCTGCAAGCTATTTTGTACATGAAGACCCTTCCTCCTG